The following are from one region of the Carassius gibelio isolate Cgi1373 ecotype wild population from Czech Republic chromosome A13, carGib1.2-hapl.c, whole genome shotgun sequence genome:
- the LOC128026532 gene encoding F-box only protein 28-like — protein MAAVVVSADGGVSPLDSDSVSPRIPSPAPDQPLQNNALLGLPIVAIENILNFLSYDEISLLRLVCKRMDVICQRVLNQGFLKVERYHSLCQKQVKAQLPRRESERRNHSLARHADILAAVETRLSLLNMTFMKYVDSNLCCFIPGKVIDEIYRVLRYVNSTRAPQRAHEVLQELRDISSMAMEYFDEKIVPILKKRLPGADLSGRLIGSAPVAGPSSSLTTMSLLAKNTPSRSEMTKVQQQVKVNGASMTALRREMQEVRVKQLEQQKQLQDQEQKLLEQSQVMGEQNARLAELEHKLRELMDSAVASSSSSTPGATAASSSSTLSPAEAQSLCLKRPRKCSDLPRHSKRLRSKK, from the exons ATGGCGGCTGTGGTAGTGAGCGCTGATGGAGGAGTCTCGCCGCTGGACTCAGACTCGGTGTCACCGCGGATCCCGTCTCCAGCGCCGGACCAGCCGCTCCAGAACAACGCGCTGCTGGGACTCCCGATCGTGGCGATCGAGAACATCCTCAACTTCCTGTCGTACGACGAGATCAGCCTGCTGCGACTG GTGTGTAAGCGCATGGATGTGATCTGCCAGCGTGTGCTGAACCAAGGCTTCCTGAAAGTGGAGCGCTATCACAGTCTGTGCCAGAAACAGGTGAAGGCCCAGCTGCCCAG GAGGGAGTCGGAGCGCAGGAATCACTCGCTGGCGAGGCACGCAGACATCCTGGCAGCGGTGGAGACACGTCTGTCACTGCTCAACATGACCTTCATGAAGTACGTGGACTCGAACCTCTGCTGCTTCATTCCTGGGAAG GTGATCGATGAGATTTATCGTGTTCTGCGGTATGTGAACTCCACACGAGCGCCACAGAGAGCTCACGAGGTGCTGCAGGAGCTGCGGGACATCTCCTCCATGGCCATGGAGTACTTCGACGAGAAGATCGTCCCCATCCTGAAGAAAAGGCTTCCCGGCGCGGATCTCTCCGGACGACTGATCGGGTCTGCTCCGG TGGCCGGTCCCTCTTCCTCTCTCACCACCATGTCCCTGCTGGCCAAGAACACTCCGTCTCGCTCGGAGATGACGAAGGTGCAGCAGCAGGTGAAGGTGAACGGCGCGTCGATGACGGCGCTGCGGCGCGAGATGCAGGAGGTGCGTGTGAAGCAGCTGGAGCAGCAGAAGCAGCTGCAGGATCAGGAGCAGAAGCTGCTGGAGCAGTCTCAGGTGATGGGCGAGCAGAACGCCCGTCTGGCCGAGCTGGAGCACAAGCTCAGGGAACTGATGGACAGCGCGGTGGCCTCCAGCTCCTCCTCCACCCCTGGGGCGACCGCCGCGTCCTCCTCCTCCACCCTGAGCCCAGCCGAGGCCCAGAGCCTGTGTCTCAAACGACCACGCAAGTGCTCCGACCTCCCGCGCCACTCCAAACGCCTGCGCAGCAAGAAATAG